The Pelagibacterium halotolerans B2 nucleotide sequence GGACACGCGATAAAACAAAGGCTTAGAGCCTGTCAGGCTCCAACGAACAAAGCCCGCGCGAGGGGATCCGCACGGGCTTTTGAATTCTGGCGATGTAAGGGACGATCAGGCGCTTTCGGCCAATTCGTTCTCGTCGGGTTCGCGCAGCACATAGCCGCGGCCCCAGACAGTCTCGATGTAGTTCTTGCCGGCCGTGGCCACCGATAGCTTCTTGCGCAGCTTGCAGATGAACACGTCGATGATTTTCAGCTCAGGCTCGTCCATCCCGCCATAGAGATGGTTGAGGAACATTTCCTTGGTGAGCGTCGTACCCTTGCGCAGCGAGAGCAACTCGAGCATCTGGTATTCCTTGCCCGTCAGGTGCACGCGCTGGCCACCCACTTCGACAGTCTTGGTGTCGAGGTTGACGGAAAGATCGCCGGTGTTGATGACCGACTGCGCATGGCCCTTGGACCGGCGGACGATGGCGTGAATACGGGCAACCAGTTCGTCCTTGTGGAACGGCTTGGTCATATAATCGTCGGCCCCGAAACCCAGGCCGCGTACCTTGTCTTCGATCCCTGCCAGACCCGAAAGGATGAGAATGGGGGTCTGAACCTTCGCAACGCGCAGCGTGCGCAGCACTTCATACCCGCTCATATCCGGCAGATTGAGGTCAAGCAGAATGATGTCGTAATCATAAAGCTTGCCAAGATCGACACCTTCCTCGCCGAGGTCGGTTGTGTACGCATTGAAACTCTCGGATTTGAGCATCAGTTCGATGCTCTGCGCTGTCGCGCTGTCGTCCTCTATCAAGAGCACACGCATGCCAATCCCCTTAAATCCAACAAGTCCCTGCTGGGACCGGGCGCTCAGCTCGATCCCGACGCCCTTAACCAAACCCTACTGGGTACGATTCGAAGCTACCGGTAATTAGTTAACAAAGTTTAATTCAGTCGGGCAATATGCGATTTGCATTAACTGAATAAGGTGTTAACTCATTGAAATACAAAAGAAAATGAAAAGAATTTTTCTTAATGCACAACGTTAAGAAAGCCCTTCAAGAGACTCTTGAGACTCATTGAACCGTGTCTGAAAGGGGGAAGCGGACGCGCGCCGACGCGCAGCGAAAAAATTTGCTCAACTTTCGGCAATATCGCCATAACCTTAAGGATGAGTTACCAATGTGGCCAATTCTTGGTGCGAATCATTTCCCCCTGGAGAGGCCACGGTGCAGTCCCTGATCTCCGACATTGAGGCAATCGACGAGATCGAAGTCTTCGGCAGGGTCAAGACCGTGCAGGGCCTCTTGATCGAAGTCGTCGGCCCGGTGCGCGAATTGCGGGTCGGCGGGCGGGTTACCATCGAAACTCAGACGGGCTCCAATCTTGCCTGCGAGATCATCGGTTTTCGCGATGGCCTGGCCCTGTGCCTGCCCTTCGGCCCCGTGGGGGGCGTCAGGCTCGGCTGCAAGGCAGTGTTTGCCGGCCATGACGGCGCTGTCTATCCGGACGAAGCCTGGCTGGGCCGGGTTCTCAACGCCGAAGCTGCGCCCATCGACGGTGGCGCCCCGCTCATACGCGGCAGGGCACCCTACGCGCTGCGCAATCTCCCCCTTCCCGCCCATGAACGCGGGCGCGTCGGCCGCCCCATTGACCTCGGGGTTCGGTGCCTCAACACCTTCACCACCTGTTGCGACGGCCAGCGCATGGGCATCTTCGCCGGCTCGGGCGTCGGCAAGTCGGTTTTGATGAGCATGCTGGCCCGAAACACCGACGTGGACATCTCCATCATCGGGCTGATCGGTGAGCGCGGCCGCGAGGTCCAGGAATTCATCACCGAACAACTCGGCGAAGAGGGCATGAAAAAAGCCATCGTCGTCGTGGCCACCTCCGACGAATCCGCGCTCATGCGCCGTCAGGCCGCCTACCTGACCCTGACCCTGGCCGAATATTTCCGCGACCAGGGCAAGCGCGTCTTGTGCATGATGGACAGCCTCACCCGCTTTGCGATGGCGCAGCGTGAAATCGGCCTTGCCACCGGCGAGCCTCCTACCGCCAAGGGCTACCCGCCCACGGTTTTCACAGAATTGCCACGTTTGTTGGAGCGGGCCGGTCCGGGCTTGGTTAATTCGGGCTCCGTTACCGGTCTATTTACCGTTTTGGTGGAAGGTGATGATCACAATGAGCCCATTGCGGACGCCGTTCGTGGCATTCTCGATGGTCATATTGTGATGGAGCGATCCATTGCCGAACGGGGACGCTATCCTGCCGTCAATGTTCTTCGCTCTGTTTCACGCACCATGCCCGGATGCGTGCCGGAGGATTTCCGGCCCACTTTGAGCAGGGCGCGTGAGTTGATGTCGGTTTACGCCGACATGGAGGAACTGATCCGGCTGGGGGCTTACCGGAAAGGATCGGATCCCAAGGTTGACCGCGCCATCGCGCTCAACCCGGCGCTGGAGGCGTTTTTGAGCCAGCGATCGGATGAGCGGACCAATATCGCCGACGGCTACAATCTGCTGTCGACGATTCTGGGAACGGCTGGAGCGGGAGACGCGGCTTGATGAGTAAGGAGTACAAGTCATGAAGTCCAAGAGCGCGAGCCTGATCCGACTCAAGAAGTTTCAGGTGGACGAAAAGCGCCGCCAGGTCCTCCAGATCGAGACCATGGTCGCCGATTTCGAGCGCATGGCCGCCGAACTCGACCAGCAGATCGACATCGAGCACAAAAAGACCGGCATTTCCGACGTCGCCCATTTCGCCTATTCGACCTTCGCCAAGGCCGCCATCACCCGCCGCGACAATCTCTTGACCTCGGCCGGCGACATGAAGGGCAAGCTCGAAGCCGCACAGGACGAACTCGCCGAAGCCATCGAGGACCTCAAGAAGGTCGAACTGCTCGATGCGCGTGAACATCAGCGTGAAAAAGACGAGCAGCTAAAGCGCGAACAGGCCGAATTCGACGAAATCGGGCGCCTGCGCTACCGCCGCTAAACCGGAAAGACGTCATGGATTTCGATGACGTCTTCGCAGTTGCTTCCAAATTTCCCGGTGTCGTCCGCTCGACCAGCTACGGCACACCCTCCATAAAGCTCGGCACCAAATTCCTGCTCCGCGAGCGCGAACCGGGCATTCTCGCCCTTCAGCGCCCCTCGATCGACGAACGCGACATGCTGATCGAGGCCGATCCCGGCCTGTTCTTCATAACCGATCACTACCGCGACTACCCTTATGTCCTGGTCCGCATGGACCGTCTCACGCCCGAACATTTCCGCGCGCTCTTTGAAACGATTTGGCGCGAGAAGGCGACAAAATCGCAGATTTCCGCCTATGACCGGTGATCGTCGCGCAACGATCCAGCCAATATCGGCTTGACGCGCGCAATAATTTTCTATTCCCTCTCGCAATCGCGAACCACTCGACCTCTGAGGGGATGGCCAGGCATGTTCGTCTCGGTGTTTGACGTCTTCAAGATCAGTGTCGGTCCGTCATCGTCCCACACTATGGGCCCGATGCTCGCCGCTGCCCGCTTTCTCGATGCAATAGGCGCCCTCGAACGCGTCGAAGGCGCGCGCCTGCAGATCACCCTTTACGGCTCACTCGCCTTCACCGGCGTTGGCCACGGCACCAACGCCGCAGTCCTTGCCGGTTGCCTCGGGTTCGAACCAGAAACCTATGACAGAGGCAAAGTCGAAACGGCGCTTGCCGAGCTCGCAACGCGGAAGACTATCGAGCCGGCGGCAGGTTGGACGGTCGCGCTCGACCCCGAAACCGACCTTATCATCGACCGCAAGACACGGCTCGACACCCATCCCAACGGCATGCGCTTTGCCCTGCTCGATGCCGATGAAACGGCAACCGCGGAAGAAACTTATTTCTCCATCGGCGGCGGCTTTGTCAAAACCCTCGCCGAAATCGAGGCCGGAGATATGCCGGCCACCCCGGCCGACGACGTCCCCTTCCCTTTCGCCAATGCCGATCAGATGCTGGCGATGGGCAAAGCGGCCGATCTCTCTATCGCCGAAATGAAGCGCCGCAACGAATGCGCCCGGCTCGATGGCGAAGCCTTTTCCCAACGCCTCATGGGCATATGGGAGGTCATGGATGCCTGCATCACCCGGGGCCTTGCCGCCACCGGCGAACTGCCGGGCGGTCTCAAGGTCAAGCGCCGCGCCCGCGCCATTTTCGAAAACCTTTCCGGCAAGGCCGGCGCCAACGACATGCCACTCCACTCAGCCATCGATTGGCTCTCGGCCTATGCCATGGCCGTCAACGAGGAAAACGCCGCCGGCGGGCAGGTCGTGACCGCCCCCACCAATGGCGCGGCGGGCGTATTTCCCGCCGTCCTGCGCTACTACCTCTCCCACGTCCCCGGCGCGAAACGCGAAAAAATCCCCGAAATGCTGCTGGTTGGTGCGGCGATTGGCGGGCTCATCAAATACAACGCCTCGATCTCGGGCGCTGAGGTGGGCTGCCAGGGCGAAGTGGGCTCTGCATCGGCCATGGCCGCAGCCGCTCTCTGTTCAGCGCTTGGCGGCACCAATGCCCAGATCGAAAACGCCGCCGAAATCGCCCTCGAACACCATCTGGGCATGACCTGCGACCCCATAAAAGGCCTCGTCCAGGTCCCCTGCATCGAGCGCAACGGACTTGGCGCGGTGAAAGCCGTCGCCGCGGCGTCCCTTGCCATGCAGGGCGACGGCAGCCACATCGTGCCCCTGGACGCCTGCATCGAAACCATGCGCCAGACCGGCAAGGACATGGACGAACGCTACAAGGAAACCTCACTCGGCGGGCTGAGCGTGGCTGTGCCCGATTGCTGAAGTGGGTCAGAAAAAACGCTACTCAACCACCACGGAAATCTCGCGCACCATCTCCCCGGTTTCCCCGTCGAAGATCCGGATCGCCTGCCCGCTCTGTGCGCCGTAGGTGACGGTCACCAGCCCGTCCTGCACCTGCGCCGAAATCACCTGCGCGCCCTCGGGCAAGGCGATCAATTGCAGCGCGTATCGGTCGGTCACGTCATTGCCCATGGTGGCCAGACGATAGACAACCGCCAGTACAACCGCCATAAACCCCACCATCATGACGAGCATGGACAGCCCCGCGCGCCGGCGGGCTTTGGCCATCACCGCCTCGGCCTCCGGGCTCAGGGGCTCGTCCTTGTCGAAATTGGTTTGAGGATCGGTCATGGCGGGCAGTCAGCTCCAACAGGATAGGCACGACGCCACCGTCCTCGAAAACGAGGCCGGCACGCGGCTCGATGCATTTCTGGCGGCCCGCTTCCCTCTCTTTTCGCGCAACCGCATCAAGGACTTGATCCTTTTGGGCGCGGTCAGCGTGGATGGGACGACCAACGATGTGCCCAAATATCGCGTCAGGACCGGCGAGTCCATCACTCTCGCCGCCCCCGAACCCGTCGAGGCCGAACCCCAGCCCCAGGATATCGCGCTCAATATCCTCTTCGAGGACGAATATCTCATTGTTATAGACAAGCCCGCCGGCATGGTGGTGCACCCCGCACCGGGCAATGAGGACGGAACGTTGGTCAACGCCCTCATCCACCATTGCGGCGACAGCCTGCGCGGTATTGGCGGTGTCAAACGCCCCGGCATCGTCCACAGGCTCGACAAGGACACCTCCGGCGTCATGGTCGCCGCCAAGACCGAGCAGGCTCATAACGGACTTGCTGCCCAGTTCGCCGATCATGGGCGCACCGGTCCCCTCGAACGCGCCTACATCGCCTTTGTCTGGGGCATCCCCAATCCTCTGGTCGGCACCGTCGAAACCATGATCGGGCGCGACCCCAATAATCGCCTCAAGCAATCGGTTCAGCCGCGCGAAGGGCGCGAGGCCATCACCCATTATCGCGTTGAGGGTCGCTTCAGCGATGACAAATGGTCTATAGCGCAGGTCAGATGCCAACTCGAAACCGGCCGCACCCATCAGATCCGCGTGCATATGGCCCATATCGGCCACCCGCTGATCGGCGATGGCGTTTACGGTTCGGCCTTTGCAACAAAGATCAACACAGTGCCCCAGGAGATTCGGCACACTGTCGTATCCCTGAACCGGCAGGCCCTTCACGCCGCGATCCTTGGCTTTGCCCATCCTGTGACGGGACAAACCCTCAAATTTGAAAGTCCGCTGCCTTCCGAGCTTGCCGCCCTCGCAACCAAGCTCGCGCCCTTTGCGTCATAAGGCTGAAACATCGGCCACCCGACCATGCATTCCGCGAATACCATATTTTCGCGGAGCAGGGGTGTAATCGCCCAAATCAGACCTATATTCACTCCGATTATCTCCGCAAACGTGCCGCAAAGGGCGTCGATGCGGACTGCAACCCGCCGGGGACACCCGGG carries:
- the ctrA gene encoding response regulator transcription factor CtrA; protein product: MRVLLIEDDSATAQSIELMLKSESFNAYTTDLGEEGVDLGKLYDYDIILLDLNLPDMSGYEVLRTLRVAKVQTPILILSGLAGIEDKVRGLGFGADDYMTKPFHKDELVARIHAIVRRSKGHAQSVINTGDLSVNLDTKTVEVGGQRVHLTGKEYQMLELLSLRKGTTLTKEMFLNHLYGGMDEPELKIIDVFICKLRKKLSVATAGKNYIETVWGRGYVLREPDENELAESA
- the fliI gene encoding flagellar protein export ATPase FliI, with product MQSLISDIEAIDEIEVFGRVKTVQGLLIEVVGPVRELRVGGRVTIETQTGSNLACEIIGFRDGLALCLPFGPVGGVRLGCKAVFAGHDGAVYPDEAWLGRVLNAEAAPIDGGAPLIRGRAPYALRNLPLPAHERGRVGRPIDLGVRCLNTFTTCCDGQRMGIFAGSGVGKSVLMSMLARNTDVDISIIGLIGERGREVQEFITEQLGEEGMKKAIVVVATSDESALMRRQAAYLTLTLAEYFRDQGKRVLCMMDSLTRFAMAQREIGLATGEPPTAKGYPPTVFTELPRLLERAGPGLVNSGSVTGLFTVLVEGDDHNEPIADAVRGILDGHIVMERSIAERGRYPAVNVLRSVSRTMPGCVPEDFRPTLSRARELMSVYADMEELIRLGAYRKGSDPKVDRAIALNPALEAFLSQRSDERTNIADGYNLLSTILGTAGAGDAA
- the fliJ gene encoding flagellar export protein FliJ — encoded protein: MKSKSASLIRLKKFQVDEKRRQVLQIETMVADFERMAAELDQQIDIEHKKTGISDVAHFAYSTFAKAAITRRDNLLTSAGDMKGKLEAAQDELAEAIEDLKKVELLDAREHQREKDEQLKREQAEFDEIGRLRYRR
- a CDS encoding MmcQ/YjbR family DNA-binding protein is translated as MDFDDVFAVASKFPGVVRSTSYGTPSIKLGTKFLLREREPGILALQRPSIDERDMLIEADPGLFFITDHYRDYPYVLVRMDRLTPEHFRALFETIWREKATKSQISAYDR
- a CDS encoding L-serine ammonia-lyase, whose product is MFVSVFDVFKISVGPSSSHTMGPMLAAARFLDAIGALERVEGARLQITLYGSLAFTGVGHGTNAAVLAGCLGFEPETYDRGKVETALAELATRKTIEPAAGWTVALDPETDLIIDRKTRLDTHPNGMRFALLDADETATAEETYFSIGGGFVKTLAEIEAGDMPATPADDVPFPFANADQMLAMGKAADLSIAEMKRRNECARLDGEAFSQRLMGIWEVMDACITRGLAATGELPGGLKVKRRARAIFENLSGKAGANDMPLHSAIDWLSAYAMAVNEENAAGGQVVTAPTNGAAGVFPAVLRYYLSHVPGAKREKIPEMLLVGAAIGGLIKYNASISGAEVGCQGEVGSASAMAAAALCSALGGTNAQIENAAEIALEHHLGMTCDPIKGLVQVPCIERNGLGAVKAVAAASLAMQGDGSHIVPLDACIETMRQTGKDMDERYKETSLGGLSVAVPDC
- a CDS encoding DUF6476 family protein; its protein translation is MTDPQTNFDKDEPLSPEAEAVMAKARRRAGLSMLVMMVGFMAVVLAVVYRLATMGNDVTDRYALQLIALPEGAQVISAQVQDGLVTVTYGAQSGQAIRIFDGETGEMVREISVVVE
- a CDS encoding RluA family pseudouridine synthase, with protein sequence MAGSQLQQDRHDATVLENEAGTRLDAFLAARFPLFSRNRIKDLILLGAVSVDGTTNDVPKYRVRTGESITLAAPEPVEAEPQPQDIALNILFEDEYLIVIDKPAGMVVHPAPGNEDGTLVNALIHHCGDSLRGIGGVKRPGIVHRLDKDTSGVMVAAKTEQAHNGLAAQFADHGRTGPLERAYIAFVWGIPNPLVGTVETMIGRDPNNRLKQSVQPREGREAITHYRVEGRFSDDKWSIAQVRCQLETGRTHQIRVHMAHIGHPLIGDGVYGSAFATKINTVPQEIRHTVVSLNRQALHAAILGFAHPVTGQTLKFESPLPSELAALATKLAPFAS